The genomic stretch TGCGATGGGAAGAGGCCCTCCAGAACTTCGTGATTATTCCCTGAAAGCCGGACGATGCCTGTGTCATTCCTGTTGCGCCCCGTAAAAATGAACAACACATGGGACCCTCAACGGGCGGTCATTCACACCCCAACAGCGCGTCCGTCCCCGGCTTATTCTCTCTCCCTTGCCCTGTCCATTGATCGCTGCATAAAAGCAACCACCTGGTCGGTCAGCTCATCCGCCCTGGCATCCAGTTCGGCCGGGCTCAGGTTGGCAATCGGGTGCGGGGTGACGACAAAGGCATAGTCCGGGGCTCCCCAGGTTTTGGCCATGGCTTGGCCGGTGGCAATAAACGGCCGGGTGACGATTGACACGGCCGGAATGCCGGCGTGTTCCAGCTTGATGCCGTCGAGCACACTGCTCGAACTGCACGAGCCTCAATCGCCGACCCCGGCCAGCACCAGGCCGGCGTGTTGCCGAAAATAGGCCAGGGCTTGGTCGCTGACGCTATGCCCGGACGACTTTTTGCGGTCCAGATGGATCATGGTCGCGCCGTAGCGGCCGTGCAGGCGCTGGGCGATTTTCAGCAGCAGTGTTTTCGACCAGGCCGAGCCGTACTCCATCGAGCGAGCGGGGACGCGGGGCGTAGGAAAACGACACGGGGGCTCTCTTGCCGCTCGTGGAGTGGTCGTCCGATACGGGCTGCTGGGGCGGGACGGTTGGGTCAAAGACCGTGCGAGGCATGGCAGTCCTCCTGTGGTTCACGTGATCGGGACGGTAATACTCCGGGTCCATCTGTTGCCCCAGCCCGGCAGGCAGGCCGACCAGCTGCCGGCCTGGCCGCCNNNNNNNNNNNNNNNNNNNNNNNNNNNNNNNNNNNNNNNNNNNNNNNNNNNNNNNNNNNNNNNNNNNNNNNNNNNNNNNNNNNNNNNNNNNNNNNNNNNNNNNNNNNNNNNNNNNNNNNNNNNNNNNNNNNNNNNNNNNNNNNNNNNNNNNNNNNNNNNNNNNNNNNNNNNNNNNNNNNNNNNNNNNNNNNNNNNNNNNNNNNNNNNNNNNNNNNNNNNNNNGCCAGGTTGCACACGGCATCGGCAAATTCGAGCAGCAGCGGCTCCGGGCTGCTGGCCAGCTGGTTGTAGACGCCGCACAGACTGTTGGAGGCGTACAGCGTCAGCGTGCTGTCGTGGGGCTGAAAGCCGCGCTCGACGTGGAACGGCTGCCACGGCGTGTTGGCCTCGTCCTCGGCAAAACACAGGCTGTATTTGCCCGGGGTGCCCAGCGTGGCCCGGTCCAGCAGGCCGGGGCGGGTATTCAGGACGTTCATCATCACCAGCCTGAGCGCCCGGCCGATGGTGGCGTTGGGGCGGTGGCCGGGACCGAACAGGTTGTTGCCGGCATTGATGCCCAGGGCCGGCCCGAGCGGCCCGTTGACAATAATGGCCAGGGCCGAGCCGCCGGTGCTGGTGGCCGGGTTATGATAGGCGAAGTCCGGCTGACACAGGGCTTTGACCGCAGCCAGGACGAGCGGAAAGTAGTCCGGCAGACAGCCGGCCATGACCGCGTTGATGGCGACCTTGTCGGCCGGAATCCGGGCGTTGCGTTCGGGGATGGTGCCGATGATGGCGTCCGCGTCGAGCTTGCCGGCCGCCAGCATGGCCCCGACCGAGTCTTCGCTGGGCGGGACGAGGGGCAGGCCGTCGCTCCAGCCCTGGCGATAATAAAACTCGATCCAGGCCGCCGCCTCGGCCGGGTCGGACAAGGGCGGCGCGTGTGTCTCGGACGGGAGTTCAGCCATCGCCGTCCTCCTTTTTGGGNNNNNNNNNNNNNNNNNNNNNNNNNNNNNNNNNNNNNNNNNNNNNNNNNNNNNNNNNNNNNNNNNNATTGAGCGACAGCGGCAGGCCGAACAGCTCGACCTGATCGCCGGGCGTCTTGCGCAGGATGTCGAGGGCTTGGGTCTGGGTCTGGGCCAGGACCTCGGGGATGGTCAAGATGGGCGCGCTGGGCACCCCGGCCCGGTCGAACAGCGCCATCCAGTGCTCTCTGGTGTGTTGGCGCATGGTGGCCCGGATTTCCCCGACCAGATAGTCGCGCTGGGCCAGGCGGTCGGCGTTGGTCCGGTAGCGTGGATCGTCGGCCCACTCGGGCCGGCCGATTGCCCGGGCCAGCTTGACGAACAGCCGGCTGTTGGCCACGCCAATGACCATCGGACCGCTGCGCGTCTCAAACGCGCCAAAGGCGACCTGCCGGGGGCTGCCGGTGGGGTGGCGTTGGGGGACTTTGCCGCTGGCCTTATAGCTGGCAAAGGCGTTGCTCAGCCAGAACAGGGCTGTCTCGAACAGCGAGGTGTGGATCACACACCCCCGGCCTGTTTGATCGCGTTGGCGCAGCGCGGCCAGGGCGGCGATTGTCGTCCACATGCCGGTGCCGTAGTCAACGACCGAGGTGCCCATCCGCACTGGCGGGCCACCCTCTTCGCCGGTCATGCTCATCAGACCGCCAAACGCCTGGAGCAGGATCTCATAGCCGGGTTTGTCCTTGAGCGGCCCCTTGTGACCAAAGGCCGAGATCTCGCAGTAGATCAGCCGCGGGTTGGCCTCCAGCAGCACGTCCGGGCCGAGGCCGATGTCGGCGGCCACGCCGGGCCGCAGGTTGTGCACGAAGATATCGCTGTGGGCGATGAGTCGGCGCAGCTTGTTCAGCTCGGCCGGGTCTTTGAAATCGACCGTGACCGAGCGCTTGTTGCGGTTCGTGACNNNNNNNNNNNNNNNNNNNNNNNNNNNNNNNNNNNNNNNNNNNNNNNNNCGTTCGACCTTGATGACATCGGCGCCCAGGTCGGCCAGGATGGCGCCGACCAGCGGCCCGGCCAGGTTGAGACCAACTTCAATAACGCGGACGCCTGACAGCGGCATGGGCTGTGCTTTCTGATTCTCTCTCTGGTTCTCCCTTTTTCAACGCGTGATACACATTCCCAGGAACCTGAGTTCTCCTGTCGGGTGCCGACTGCCGGATCGGGGATAACCCACCCCGGCCTTCGGCCGCCCCTCCCAGGAGGGGAGCTACCTCCAATCCCCTCCTGGGAGGGGTGCCGCGATAGCGGCGGGGTGGGTTTCTTTTTGCATCACACGTTTCCAAAGGGGGGAGAACGCGGGCTTACTGGGAGACCAGACCGCCGTCGACCGCCATCGGATGACCGGTCACGAATGAGGCCGCATCGGAACACAGCCACACCACGGCCTGGGCAATTTCTTCCGGCTGACCGAGACGCCCGACCGGCTCGACCGTCGCCACCCCTTCTTCCATGCCGGGGCTTTTTTCAAAGGCGCGCTTGACCATCGGCGTTTCAATCACCCCCGGACACACCGAGTTGACCCGAATGCCGGCTTTGGCGTATTCCAGGGCGGCCGTTTTGGTCAACCCGTTCACCCCGTGTTTGCTGGCCACATAGGCCGAGATGCCCTGAAAGCCGACCAGACCGGCGACCGAGGCGGTATTCACGATCGCCCCGCCGCCGTGTTCGAGCATGACCGGGATTTCGTACTTCATGCACAGCCACACCCCGGTCAGGTCAATGGCCACCACCCGATCAAAATCCTCTTCGGTGTACTCGACCGTCGAACACACCGGCCCTTCGATGCCGGCATTGTTGAACGCGCAGTCGAGCCGGCCATAGCTGGCGACCGTCTGTTGGACCATGGCTTCCACCTCGGCCGCGTTTGACACATCGGCCTTGATGAAGATCGCCTCGCCGCCAGCCTCCTGGATCAGCCTGACCGTTTCCTGGCCGCCCTCGACCACCACATCGGCGACCGCGACCTTGGCGCCCTCCTGGGCCATGGCCCGGCAGGTGGCCCGGCCGATGCCCGAGCCGCCGCCTGTGACCAGCGCTACTTTTCCGTCCAATTGACCAGCCATAATGATACTCCTCTCTCGCTCCGATTTCTTCTCACAAGATGGCACAGCATCACGTTTCCTACTCTGCACCGACTGGACACGCAAGCCGGCACGGCCTTACGGGGACAGTCTGTAAAGCAGAACATCCTCCCTATTCGACCGCCGGATGATTGAGCAGAGATAATGCTCCTGGTGTCGCGTTCGTTTTCAGCCGTTCTGGCTGTTGCTCCAGTATGGTTCCTCCCTGGTCGCTAATCGGCTGGCCGGTTGGTAGAGCGTTCCCGCAACAACTCCCGAATCCCCGCGCCAATATCGGCCAGGGCCTCCAGGCTGGCGTCACGGCTTTTGGTGTTGCCCTTCATGACCGCCACACCCCATGCTATGAGGGCACACTGAGCCATTCCGACCAGAAACGCGACCGCGACTTGCCAGTAGCCAAGGCTGAGCGTGTCGTGCTGTACGGCTAATGCGGCCTGTCGCACGGCTAATGCAGCCTGTCGCACGGCCAACGCGGCCGTTTCATACTCGGTCATGCGTTCCTCCTGTGTGCCCGGTTTCTGATACGGCTCACCGTCATATGTGATCGTCGTTCAGTTGACGCTATCAGCTTTGTCCGTCGCCCGCAGGCTCGTCCGCAGGGCCGCCACCTCCTGGCGCAGGGCCCTGAGTTCGCGCCACAGCGCCTCGGACTCGGGCTCGGCCTGGCGTTGCAGATAGCCCGACTCCAGGATGCGGATGAATTCCTCGGCCACGGTGTCCGGCGTCCACTCGCCCTCCGGCCGATACCAGCGGTGCATCCAGTTCCACATGCCGATCAGGGCATAGGTAAACCGCTTGGGGTGGACCGGGATCAGCACGCCGGTGTTCACTCCCTCTTCGACCACTTTCTCTGGGTGACCGAGCGCTCCATCTCCGGCGGCAGATTGAACAGCTCGGAGAAAAAGACCTGGGCCAGCGGCATATGGGTGGCCAGGTAGTGGACATGGTGACGGGTGATGCGGCGCAGCTTCTCCTGGACCGGCAAATCCTCGGCCGCAATACGCTCCAGCGCGGTTTGGGTCGAGGAAATGACCTGGTTGTACATCCGGCGCAGCAGTTCTTCCTTGCTCGGAAAATACGAATAGAACGCGGCCCGGGAAATGCCGGCCGCGACCGCAATATCGTCCAGGGTGGTGGCGTGGTAGCCGCGCTGGCTGAACATATCGGCCGTGACCTTGAGGATTTCCTCTTCCACGGCAGTGCGTTTGCGGGAGCGTTTGCCTGTCAGCATGTCGCGTTCTTGTAGCCTGTCCGGCGCGGTCCGGGCAAGTCCCGGTTTGCTTGACACCGGTAGGGCGCTGGGCGTATACACCCTGGAGTATAGAATATGAACTGCACAATCTGTAGAGCACGCTGAAGGAGGAAACTATGTCACTACATGTTGGCTATGCCCCGGTTTTTCAGAATCCCGGCAATGTGCGGTCGGACGCCGAAGTGTATCAAGAGGAACTG from Desulfurellaceae bacterium encodes the following:
- a CDS encoding CoA transferase gives rise to the protein VTNRNKRSVTVDFKDPAELNKLRRLIAHSDIFVHNLRPGVAADIGLGPDVLLEANPRLIYCEISAFGHKGPLKDKPGYEILLQAFGGLMSMTGEEGGPPVRMGTSVVDYGTGMWTTIAALAALRQRDQTGRGCVIHTSLFETALFWLSNAFASYKASGKVPQRHPTGSPRQVAFGAFETRSGPMVIGVANSRLFVKLARAIGRPEWADDPRYRTNADRLAQRDYLVGEIRATMRQHTREHWMALFDRAGVPSAPILTIPEVLAQTQTQALDILRKTPGDQVELFGLPLSLN
- a CDS encoding CoA transferase, encoding MPLSGVRVIEVGLNLAGPLVGAILADLGADVIKVER
- a CDS encoding SDR family oxidoreductase; amino-acid sequence: MAGQLDGKVALVTGGGSGIGRATCRAMAQEGAKVAVADVVVEGGQETVRLIQEAGGEAIFIKADVSNAAEVEAMVQQTVASYGRLDCAFNNAGIEGPVCSTVEYTEEDFDRVVAIDLTGVWLCMKYEIPVMLEHGGGAIVNTASVAGLVGFQGISAYVASKHGVNGLTKTAALEYAKAGIRVNSVCPGVIETPMVKRAFEKSPGMEEGVATVEPVGRLGQPEEIAQAVVWLCSDAASFVTGHPMAVDGGLVSQ
- a CDS encoding TetR/AcrR family transcriptional regulator; the protein is MLTGKRSRKRTAVEEEILKVTADMFSQRGYHATTLDDIAVAAGISRAAFYSYFPSKEELLRRMYNQVISSTQTALERIAAEDLPVQEKLRRITRHHVHYLATHMPLAQVFFSELFNLPPEMERSVTQRKWSKRE